ACGAATTACCCATAGTGGTATACTAGATCATTCCAAATGTGATTAATGCTTTGTTCCAAATGTGATTAATTAAACAATTTAATATGTTTGTCTCAAAACTACAAACTCCTTACGCACAATCAGTGTCTTAGACGTATGTTGCTTTCACATGTTAGatacttctttttttctcttccaTTTTcctttataaaacaaaatatcttcatTCATGCAACCAAATTCCCACTTGCATATTAAATAATTGTGCTTAAATaatatcatcttttttttttttgcaaatatcATATAATTTCTCTATATAAAACGTCAGTTACATAGAACACTTCAACACATATATATCATCACAACCATAATATCATAAAGatcataacatatattttaaagagATGGCTGAATCTTTTAGAGCTACTAATCACTTCCTCACATCTCTTCTCATAACCGTAGCCATAACCATAACCACATTCAAGTCGGTCCATACAACAGCAACAAACACAGAGTTCGTAAAATCATCATGCACAGTCACAACATACCCAAGACTCTGTGTCGCTTCACTCTCAACTCATGCCAGTCTCATCCAAACCAGCCCCAAGCTCATGGCTCACGCTGCTCTCAACATCACATTAGCGTCAGCTAAAGCCACATCAGTAATGATGGTGCGTCTCTCAAGTAGTAGCCAGCTCAAGCCGAGAGAAGTCTCGGCCATGAGAGTCTGCGTGGAGGAGTTAGGTGACACGTTGGATGAGCTTCGAAAATCGATTGGTGAGATGGGTCAGCTAAGTGGCTCGAGCTATGAGGTATACATGAGTGATATTCAGACATGGGTTAGTGCGGCTCTGACAGATGAGAACACGTGCACCGACGGATTTGGAGGAGATGACATGAATGGGAAGGTTAAGATTTTTGTTAGAGAAAggattttggttattgctcatTTAACGAGTAATGCTTTAGCTTTGATTAATCACTTTGCTTCTATTCATGGTTAGAGAGactgaaatatttttagtttatttttattgaaagtttctgtttgattttgtgtgtataaaatatattcaaagtATGTATTCGTCTGtgtataataataattcaatgTGTGTGTTCTTACGATTACTGAATCAATAAGTACCAAATAAAGTGTTtcctgaaaattaaaaaaatgatttttttaaatattttccaacaaaatatctatactttttaattttgtCAACAATAGTTATATAGATGCATCATTTTCATAGttatgtagaaaaaaaaaacactttccaGTTAAGATACTAATTCAGTTCATTCAAATATCTTCCACTAGTGTTTTTGAAGTTGTACATTACATTGATCTTAATCAACATAGACTAGTATACATGCATgtacatagaaaaaaaatataattcatgaAGAATCAATATGATAACAAAAATGCATTATTGTTCAAGTATTGtttacaataaaaatttattttattaaatttttatatatacatttatgcTTTACTTGAAATAATACTATAAAGTATTAGGAAACTCACGTGAAGAAAAGTGTCTTTTTCTCCCACTTTTGTTGAATAATGGCAGACCAACTGCTTACGGTTGTTAGATTTTACACATGGAATCTGTCTTACACAATTCACACTCAGTACAGTATTAGTATCTTTTCAGGTtcagaatttttgtttttaaatgataaatgtaattTACTATACTACAACACATTTGCAAGCACTTTACAATAAAATGCTGATTCGGGTTAAGCATTTTCAACAAACCAGGTTTAGTACAATTCAAAAAAGATCTCCCAGACTGAACCACAATACCAAACAAAGCACGAGCGTCTCTAAACTTCTTCTCTTcacacaaaatataaatcaaccaGGTGTGACTAACGAGGCCAAAAATCAAGCCATGTCTTTAACTACTTTAATTGCTTCCATGGTCAATCTAGAGTAACAGAGAGACTTATATAAGATTAACCGGCAGAAGCATTCTTGTTATCTCACAGAGAGTATCTAACATCCCAACAGCTTCATCCAAGTGACCATGACCGCACAATCCCTTAAACAATCTCTTGCAACACCAAATCCTTAAACCACTTCCTCTCGCTTTGacttattcaaaaatataaagatacgCCTCAAGATACAAAGCTCATCAACTACTAAGCTACAAGCGTTGTTACTAGGAACATAACTAGAAGCTAGCACTCTATCTAAATCTGCTCTGGCCTCATCAAATCTCCTTAACTTAACCAAACAAAGAACCATTGTGTTCAAAACCGACGAGTCAGGAACATTAccgtttctttgtttctttctaaATGTGCTTGGTACACTTGGTCGGTTTAATGCGTACTTGATCGAATCGGTACACTTGGTCGAAT
The nucleotide sequence above comes from Brassica napus cultivar Da-Ae chromosome A9, Da-Ae, whole genome shotgun sequence. Encoded proteins:
- the LOC106366102 gene encoding 21 kDa protein, whose translation is MAESFRATNHFLTSLLITVAITITTFKSVHTTATNTEFVKSSCTVTTYPRLCVASLSTHASLIQTSPKLMAHAALNITLASAKATSVMMVRLSSSSQLKPREVSAMRVCVEELGDTLDELRKSIGEMGQLSGSSYEVYMSDIQTWVSAALTDENTCTDGFGGDDMNGKVKIFVRERILVIAHLTSNALALINHFASIHG